The window AATCTTTTGTTCTACAAAGATGAGGCTCTTAATCTTTTGTGATGACTTGGTATCTTTTGTCAATTAGTCTTTGCAATTGGGGATAAGCAGGTTAATATAGTTATCTGTATATATATATCTGGATTCTGCAAGTGCTCAACAGGAGATACCATTGATATAATTACAAAGATGAATAACAGCATCAAATGATCAGGGAAACTGAAAATTATGTGTCAAGTTCTTATAAAGCACCCAGCATTTAGTGTCAAGAATAACACTTACTGTGCTTAACAAGTGAAAGGATCAAGTGATCAATTAGATAAGTAGTCATGAAACTGAAGCAATTTACTTGGCCTTCTTAGATTTTGAAGAACCCCATTGGAAGTAACCACAGTTTGCTTCTGGATTAGAAGCAGGTCCCTAGAAgaacaaaattaatttttgtatcaAGACAAAAGCACAAAAAAAGGTAATTACTTGATATGTCAGAATATTGGTTTGACAATCACATATAGTTTCAAAGCGAATCAATCTCAATCAATTCAAATTGCCAAAGCagaaaaggcaaaggaaaaagagATTAGTATGTTCATTATTTCAGTGCATgaagataccaattgttggcgacTTCATGACCCctaaaagtcaagactttagaggtTTTTAAATTAACTGAGGGAACATTTTAGCTTCATTATCTATTGAGATGTTATACCACAAAGTGGGTCTCTGTTCTTACCATCATGTTATATATGTGGCTTTTGCTGAAAAAGGAAAATCAAATAGcaactaaaagaaagataaacATATATAGTGATGTTTGAGAACCTGGGCACGAGCACAAACATAGAAGAGACGGCCTCTATTGGGGCCTTCCCTTTTCACCGATCTTGCTACACAAGGTTCACCATGTCCTTTGCAGATTGGCAAAGTCATCTTCATCTTCTGCTGAATTTTCTGCCACTCTATTACTGCAGCACGGTTGCTCTCCCTCTCACAAGGAAAGGATATCTCTGAATCATCATCATATGTGTTTACACTCATCGCACTCATTTCACAATTGTTCTGTAGATCTTGATTAACTTCCTGTTCCATCATCTGAGATACCTCCTCCGCATCTTTCTCTGAATAAAAATTTTGAGATGTTGCATCACCCCTCAAAGAATCATCATCACATGTTCCAACAGTCTTGGGTTGTTTAAAAAAAGATTTCAAAGTAAGCTGAGAACATGTACTATGTCTTGTCCTTTTCTTCATGCTTGTGGTGGAACCAGACATGTACTCTCTCTTTTCAACTTCCGATGACATAATACTCTTCTGAGAAGCAGTAAGACTAGAATCGTTGTTTAGACTTGTATAGGGTTTTTGTATTAGTTTCAATTTGGAAATGCTAGGATCTGGAGAGTCCTGAGATGTGGCAATGAATTCCTGCTCAGTGGTTAGGCTACAGCCTTCACTTCTTATTTCACATTCTTCGTGACCTGCTGTTGTATTGTTGTCATTCGACGAGTCGCTTGGCATGCAATGACGTGTTACTTGCCCTTTCACCAAGAAGGAAACTGGAGAAAATAGATAGATGCCAAATAAGAACCGTGCAAGGAACCTTAAAAATCTAATGTTTTGAGAATCATGGAAAGTTTAAACATGTGGGCAGATATTCAAAATAGAGGGTACTATCATGGAGTACTAGTGTACTCAATGAGTCAAACAAGTACTTCAAGGGAAAATATATGATTCATATCTCAGCTTTGACCTAATATATGTTTGGCCTCTATGATTCATTCAAACACAAATTGTTGAAGTTGATTAACTTACTTGAAGCCCTTAAGAGCATTTTTCAAGGATACGAAATATCCCTGTTAAATACAAATGTCCTGAAATGCACAAAAGCTAGAAATTTGTAGCTCAGTAAAAAGGATTAGCAAAGAGAATGCACCATGGTAGATGAAAAAAACAAAAGTCAGTACTAGAGAACTTTCCTGCATGAGAATATCTATCCATGTAAATTCCTCAAACAAAGATGGAAGTAATTTCAAAGATTTGAGGGCAAGATCAACTGAAATTGTGTGAACACCTATAGACTGTTGCCAACCACGGACTTCAGGAATATATCTGACAGCCAAAGATGGAGTGTTGTGTAATGGAAGATCAGGTATATCTCTCAATATAACATGAACAGGAACATGATCTGAACCTTCTAATTTAATGTTTCTCCCTCCTCTCCACCTGTAAATAGTAATAATCAAAATAGATACATACAAAAAAATAACAAGAAGTCAGTAAAATCTTGATCTATATTCTTTATACCTTGGAACATTCCTacaatttcctcttctaaactGACTCATAATATCACAGGCTTCAACATGGCAGCTTAAGAAGTTATGTCCTTCAATATCATGCTTCTGATGCAAACACGACCCAGCAATAAGAATATGGTCAATCCTAGAGCCATAGTTGAATTCCTCGGCTCCAATACGTGGTGAGAAGCAAGTGTATGCTTCTTTTCTGTAGTAGACAGGGTGTAAGCTACTGCTGGCTATTGAAAAGCCAAGGATAACAAGAATAatcaaagtaaaaaagaaaagtaATCACTTAATGGTCATTACCTGTTGTATGAAATATGACAGATAAAGAAAGAGATGAGGCGAGTAGGTTAGAGAATATAAGACAAGATAGTTTAATGGAATGGGCATTGGAAGAAAGGATATGCTGTATATATCTTTCTGTCATGACTCATGACTAGACATATGTTGGCACCTTCAGAGTACAATAGATACCTACCACTATGGAATGTACAGTTTAGCATGACAACAATTAACCAACATGACACTACCACTCCTAACATCGTATAGCCCATTAATACCATCACTATTTATATGCCATAAAGGGTCCATAATCAAGCCATACTGTCACCCAAACATTTTTCTGGGAATTCTAAATTTCAAACTCAAACTCATCCCATCACAGTTTTCACCAACACATAAATCAAACTTACAAAGGCACACGAAAAgtgtttttttcttcaaatgctacaagGGCCATATATTTCTCCCATGACACACTCAAGTACAATGGTCAATAACTTGCATTAGTTTGGGTGTTCtaaaacaaggatggctatggaGTGGAGGTCTGATGACAAGACTCAAGGAAGTTGGGGTAGATTAGCATAGGTGGTGGGTGAGGACTTGAGCAATCAATAAAATGACACCCATAGCAAATTTCTATAGATTGTCTCCTCTGCTGGACGATGGAGTTGATGTATACGGTGCCAAGAGTAAAGAAAGTGTTGATTGGTATAGGTGGTGGATGACTAGAAaccaataaaaaaaatgaaacaccAAATTGTTACAGATTGTTCACTCTTCTGGGGTTTTGCGTGTTCAAAGTGAATACCATTATTTGAAATTAGTAGAATTCGCGGAACTTCCAATGCAATTTCTAGGTAAGCTTGTTGATAGATTTTGCATATAACAAAAACTCACTCTAATAATACCTGAGTTATTGTCAATGAATCAATTGTGGTCTATGTCTGAAATTCAGATGGAAAAGGTGGAAAGTTTTGATAGGTCGGGGGAAACAGTCCAACAATGTCATGAACATGGGTCTTATTCTGTTTGTTTTTCTGCTAAGTTCACAAAAAGCATTCATAAACAGTATTACCTGAACAATAACTTTCCTTCCCAGTGTAAAATCTGACAGTTTGAGCTAAAATAAGATGTTTCCATGTGTCAACTATGTTTATTCAAAATCACTGCAAGTGTCACCTTGAGTCTTTATCATTATTAGCTCATAACTGGTTGGAGTCAAGACACTAGCTCGTAATTAATGACCAATTATCCCTAAAAGATCTTAACGCAATTGTTGAATGTTGTCACTGACAGTGTTGAATTATGTTTAAAACATTAAGTGCATTGTTCAATCTCCTATAAGTAACCTCCTAAATTCAAGAAAAGAATCTCACCATCAAAATAAAGGTATAATTGACTAGATTACATCGAAAAGAGAATtggtatataataaataaatatttgtttTGCAAACAAAAAACATCCATATTAAGTGCATTCATGGATAAAGCAAGCAGAGTAAAAGGAATGCAACAGTATTTATCCACTGAGTCGAAGTTCTCAGTAAAGTGATTAATCAGTTTGTCTCCTAAAGAGCCTTTTTTCCTTTTCGTTAAATACTGGATGTTAACTTGTTGAGGTGATGTTATTCCATGTCAGTCTCATGCCAGGCCTTAGGGACTTCCAATCAACCTGCCTACCTATAACCAGGTACAAACAGCAAAGTAGCAAATCATGCATGAGTTTGAAGTCCAATATGTCATTGCCTTTAGAAGATTCTGCAGATAATTTTCTCATTGCAGAATCCATGTCCATTTAAGCACATTAGTTTTGTCAAGTTGTATTCTCCTTATGacatacttttttttaaaaaaaataataatctagGTGTCCGGGCTTTGCTCTACTAATCCTGGAGGTAGACAACCTTCCTCCCGGTTCTCTTACCGGGAAAATCCAAAAACCCAGCTTATGCATACTTAGAGGCCAACCTCCAGAATATTCATTCCTATTGGGATTTGAACTCTGGTTTTCTTATCTGTTCCCCCAAATACTTTACTATTGCACCACACCCGTGGGGGCCTCCTTGTGACATACTTGAATCTAAGCAAAAGGATTCACCTCAGCACTTGGCAGATATATGTTTCCAACTACAAATGAAAACATTTGATAGAATGATATTTGTATGAACTACATGATGGAAATCATGGAATAGGAATGGAAACTCAAAAAGT is drawn from Zingiber officinale cultivar Zhangliang chromosome 1B, Zo_v1.1, whole genome shotgun sequence and contains these coding sequences:
- the LOC121984654 gene encoding DNA-(apurinic or apyrimidinic site) endonuclease 2-like isoform X2 translates to MVTMANGSQTQSQSIDIVHPSSSLSIHNALYVSGAPFNLLSISQLTRSLDCIISFINTSVSLQDRSTGRMIDFGCEFHASIGFNNPLLLVRQRPLHYLFMLSVATFCRVRSAFSSKEVALPVEAEEGFTGLLECSKKRDIPTDLLLEAPIEEQKLEITQEDLLKVDNEGRCIITDHGHFVLFNIYGPRAEHDDEERCRFKFIFFKILQRRWDFLLNEGKRVFVVGDLNIAPTAIDRCDADPEFEKNLKEAYTCFSPRIGAEEFNYGSRIDHILIAGSCLHQKHDIEGHNFLSCHVEACDIMSQFRRGNCRNVPRWRGGRNIKLEGSDHVPVHVILRDIPDLPLHNTPSLAVRYIPEVRGWQQSIVSFLVKGQVTRHCMPSDSSNDNNTTAGHEECEIRSEGCSLTTEQEFIATSQDSPDPSISKLKLIQKPYTSLNNDSSLTASQKSIMSSEVEKREYMSGSTTSMKKRTRHSTCSQLTLKSFFKQPKTVGTCDDDSLRGDATSQNFYSEKDAEEVSQMMEQEVNQDLQNNCEMSAMSVNTYDDDSEISFPCERESNRAAVIEWQKIQQKMKMTLPICKGHGEPCVARSVKREGPNRGRLFYVCARAQGPASNPEANCGYFQWGSSKSKKAK
- the LOC121984654 gene encoding DNA-(apurinic or apyrimidinic site) endonuclease 2-like isoform X3, which codes for MKIVTYNVNGLRQRVAQHGSLLRLLTSLDADIICFQETKLSRRELSVDLTMAEGYEAFVSCTRTSKRGRLGYSGVATFCRVRSAFSSKEVALPVEAEEGFTGLLECSKKRDIPTDLLLEAPIEEQKLEITQEDLLKVDNEGRCIITDHGHFVLFNIYGPRAEHDDEERCRFKFIFFKILQRRWDFLLNEGKRVFVVGDLNIAPTAIDRCDADPEFEKNLFRKWLRSLLREYGGQFFDAFRSKNPGRKEAYTCFSPRIGAEEFNYGSRIDHILIAGSCLHQKHDIEGHNFLSCHVEACDIMSQFRRGNCRNVPRWRGGRNIKLEGSDHVPVHVILRDIPDLPLHNTPSLAVRYIPEVRGWQQSIVSFLVKGQVTRHCMPSDSSNDNNTTAGHEECEIRSEGCSLTTEQEFIATSQDSPDPSISKLKLIQKPYTSLNNDSSLTASQKSIMSSEVEKREYMSGSTTSMKKRTRHSTCSQLTLKSFFKQPKTVGTCDDDSLRGDATSQNFYSEKDAEEVSQMMEQEVNQDLQNNCEMSAMSVNTYDDDSEISFPCERESNRAAVIEWQKIQQKMKMTLPICKGHGEPCVARSVKREGPNRGRLFYVCARAQGPASNPEANCGYFQWGSSKSKKAK
- the LOC121984654 gene encoding DNA-(apurinic or apyrimidinic site) endonuclease 2-like isoform X1 gives rise to the protein MVTMANGSQTQSQSIDIVHPSSSLSIHNALYVSGAPFNLLSISQLTRSLDCIISFINTSVSLQDRSTGRMIDFGCEFHASIGFNNPLLLVRQRPLHYLFMLSVATFCRVRSAFSSKEVALPVEAEEGFTGLLECSKKRDIPTDLLLEAPIEEQKLEITQEDLLKVDNEGRCIITDHGHFVLFNIYGPRAEHDDEERCRFKFIFFKILQRRWDFLLNEGKRVFVVGDLNIAPTAIDRCDADPEFEKNLFRKWLRSLLREYGGQFFDAFRSKNPGRKEAYTCFSPRIGAEEFNYGSRIDHILIAGSCLHQKHDIEGHNFLSCHVEACDIMSQFRRGNCRNVPRWRGGRNIKLEGSDHVPVHVILRDIPDLPLHNTPSLAVRYIPEVRGWQQSIVSFLVKGQVTRHCMPSDSSNDNNTTAGHEECEIRSEGCSLTTEQEFIATSQDSPDPSISKLKLIQKPYTSLNNDSSLTASQKSIMSSEVEKREYMSGSTTSMKKRTRHSTCSQLTLKSFFKQPKTVGTCDDDSLRGDATSQNFYSEKDAEEVSQMMEQEVNQDLQNNCEMSAMSVNTYDDDSEISFPCERESNRAAVIEWQKIQQKMKMTLPICKGHGEPCVARSVKREGPNRGRLFYVCARAQGPASNPEANCGYFQWGSSKSKKAK